The region GCCGCCGGCGCCAGCGGCAGGGAGCGGCAGTTCGTATCGCCTTCGAACATCCAGCGGAAGTAGTCACCCAGGTCCTCGAAGGGCCGGTCCGGCATGCGATGCAGGCGCAGGTCGCTGGCAAAGCGGGCATGGCGGAACATGCGGTCCCACATGGTCATGCGATTGTCCTGGCGGCCGGTGACGCGGCCGCACTCCAGCGGGCTGTTGGCGAACAGCGCGATGAACGCGGGCGCCAGGGCCATGATCACATTGACCGCGCGTGCCGCCTCGTGGATGGGCACCGACGTGCAGGGACTGTTCTGCGCCTTGGCGTCGATGCCGACGCGATGCAGCCAGCCGCGATAGCCGACGATGTCCTCGTAGATGGGGCGAGGGACGCGCAGGGCCGCATATCGATCGGGGTCCAGGGACGCCGCGGGATGTTCGCCCGCATTGAGGATGGCGGCATCTTCTTCGGCCAGAGCTTCCTGGACGTCATTCAGTTCGGCGTACACCGCCTGCGCCAGGCGATCCAGGCCGCCGCTGCCGCCCGCGACCGGGTGCAGCGCGCTTTCCAGCAGATTGAAGCCGTTGTCCAGACCGCTGTCGGCCAAGGCGCCGCGCGCGCTGACCACCCGATTCTCCAGGCGGCTTAGCGCCAGCGTTTCGCCACGGGCGCCGCGCAGACGCGCCAGGGACTCGGGATAGGCCTGGACGGCATGGCTGGCGCCGGTGCCCCGCCGCACCACCACCATCTCCATTTCGAGTCCCAGCTTCTGTCCTGCCTTCTCTGGAGCCATCCGCGCCATTTCCCCGTACTTGCGCCGTGGCTGCCACGGCGTCTTGTTTCATGCAGCTTTCTTATATCGTCCGCGTGCCAGCACGATGTCCTTGTGATTGGTATCGGCCCAGCGCACCAGGCCCTTCATCGGCACGAGGAAGGAACGGCCCAGGTCCGTCAATGTGTATTCCACGCGGGGCGGCACTTCGGCGTATACCTCGCGGTACACGAAGCCGTCCTGTTCGAGCTGCTTGAGTGTACGCGACAGCATCTGCTTGGAGATGTCACCGATGTCGCGCATCAATTCGTTGAAGCGGCGGGTGCCGTCTTCCAGTCCGATGAGTACCAGCAGGCTCCATTGGTCGCCGATGCGATCGAGGACATCGCGAATGGGGCAGGGCTGTTCGAAGCTGAAATATTCTTGCGGAATCATCGTGGGACACTCGTAGGCATGGTCACGCCGTGCTGACCTGGGCCCTTTGGCGTGACTTCTTGTGGAGCCGAGGCGTCTTACTTAAGATGCAGGACGTCGACATGGTCTGTATTTTAGACCTTGTCCCGATTTTGAACTTTTGGAGATTTACTTATGGCTAACGTCGCCCTCATCGGCGCTTCCGGCAACGCCGGCGCCCGCATACTCAAGGAACTGGCCGACCGCGGCCATACCGTCACCGCCATCGCGCGCAACCCGGACAAGATCGCCAAGCTGCCCAAGGTCACGGCCAAGCGCGGCGATGTCTACGACAAGGAAGGTCTGACTGCCCTGCTGCGGGGGCACGATGCCGTGATCAGTTCGGTGCATTTCACCGCCAGCGATCCGCATGTGCTGATCGATGCCGTGCGTGCGGCGGGGGTCAAGCGATACCTGGTGGTGGGCGGCGCCGGCAGCCTGGAAGTGGCGCCGGGCAAGCGTCTGGTGGACCAGCCGGATTTTCCGGAGGCCTACAAGGTTGAAGCGACCAAGGGCGCGGAGTTTCTTGATCTGCTCAAGGGCGTGCAGGATCTGGACTGGACCTTCCTGTCGCCGTCGGCCATGTTCGTGCCGGGCGAGCGCACCGGCAAGTTCCGCCTGGGCACCGACCAGTTGCTGGCCGGCGAGCATGGGTCGACCATCAGCTTCGAAGACTACGCGATCGCTTTGGTCGATGAAATAGAAACGCCGGCGCATGTGCGCCAGCGTTTCACGGTCGGGTATTAAGGCCCACCCCCTACCGCGCTGCGCGCGGCCCCCTCAAGGGGGCAAGAAAGGCCCTCCCCCTACCGCGCTACGCGCGGCCCCCTCAAGGGGGCGAAACCGGCGGACCGGGAGACCCGGCTCCGCGGTTTCCCCGATAGGGAAAGATTCTTGCGAATGCTACTGCAATGCGGCCACGCCGGCCTGGGCGATTTCTTCGTCGTGTTGCGGGGTATCGGCGGACACGCCGATGGCGCCGACCACGTGGCCGTTGACGGTCAAGGGCAGGCCGCCGCGCATCAGCACGAAGCCACGCGCGGTTGCAGCGGCGGGACGGCTGCCGTTGATGGCATCTTCCAGCGCGCCGCTGGGACGGCGGAACAGCGCCGCCGTGCGCGCCTTGCCCGGCGCCAGTTCCACGCCGGCCGGCACGCTGGCATTGTCCATGCGCACCAGCAGGATCGGTTGTCCGGCGGCATCCACCACCGAAATCACACAAGGCCAGCCCCCGGCCTGGGCCTTGGCCTGCGCGGCGGCCAGCACGTGCTGGGCCGCGGCAAGATTCAGCACGGGCTGCGTGGGCAACTGCGGCGGCGCGGCATGGGCGGAAGCGACGATGCCCAGGCCCAGCGCGAGGGAGGCGGTATAGCGGGTGAAGCGATTCATTGCAGACTCCTGATGCTGCGAAAAACGAGCCTCCATTTCAGCATCGAGTAAATTCGTGTTCAATAAAGAAGACTGGCTTCTTTATTTATAAAAACGAAATATGGAAATTCGCCACCTGCGTGCCTTTGTCGTGGTCGCGCGTGAATTGCACTTCGCCCGCGCCGCGGAATTGCTGGGCGTATCCGCGCCCACGCTGACCGTACAGATCCAGGAACTGGAGCGCGCCGTGCAGGCGCGCCTGCTGCAACGGACCAAGCGATCCGTGGCCCTGACACCGGCCGGCGTGACCTTTCTCGCGGAAAGCGAACTGGCGCTCGCGCAGTTCGACCATGCCGTGGACGTCGGCCGCCGGGCCGGCCGCGGCGAGGTGGGCGCCATCGCGCTGGGCTATGTGGGCTCCGCCGCATATTCCGGCGTCCTGCAGGACCAGACGCGGCGCTTCCTGGCCCGTTGGCCGGACGTCGACATCCGTGCACGCGAACTGCCCATGGATGAGTTGCCCAGCCTGCTGGAGCAAGGCCAGGTCGACGTTGCCTTCGTGCGTACGCCGGTCAATCTGCCGGCCAGCCTGTCCAGCCGGGTGCTGGCCAGGGACCGCTTCTGCCTGGCCTTGCCGCGCGACCACATCCTGGCGCGCGACGACGGGCCCGTGCTGGCGCGCGCGCTGGCGGGCGAGTCCTTCGTGGTGCCGGAACAGGATTCCGGTTTGCAGGAGGTGGCCAGGCGGGGCCGCTTCACGCCTAGCATCAGCGCGGTGCCGGGCTCTCTGCTGGCGGTGTTGACGCAGGTGTCGGTCGGCGCCAGCGTGGCCGTGGTGCCCAGCGTGTTGCGGCAGGTGATCGCCTTGCCCCACGTGGTGTACCGGGACATCGCGGGTGCTCTTATCCCGTCACAGGTGGCGGCCATCTATCGCCGCCATGAGCGTGCGCCTGGCGTCAGGCGATTCGTGGCCCAGATCCTGGAAACGCCTGAACCCAAGGCCCCGGTCAAGCTCGCGGCAGCAGACTGATCTCCAGCTTGCTCTTGCCTGACGCCAGTTTCTGGGCGATCTGCTTCATCTTCGCTTCGGTCAGGCCGTGTTCGCCGATGCCGGGGTAGATGGACATGGCGCCGCTGTCGATGGGGCCGCGGATGACCACCGTGGTGAGCACCTCGCCGTCCGCGCGCAGGATCACGCTGCGGCCGACGTTCACGCTGGTCAGCTGCGCCACGGCCTGGCGCGAGTCCGGCGTCAGGTTGACGTCCAGCACCGACTGCTTGGTCTCGTCGTCCGTGCGCAATCGGGCATGGGCGACGGTCAGGACCAGGGGCGCGGACGAAAGCTGCGCTACGGTCTCGGGGCCATGTCCGGTGCCGGTTTTCCTCAGCTGCTTTTCCATCACGGACGGCGGTTGGTCCGTGAGACAGTTCGGGCGTGCCTGGAAGGCCTGCGCCGGCGCAAGCAAGGTGGCCAGTGTGACGGTCAGCGCCGTCAGCAGGCTGGTCTTCAGAAGACGGGGGGATAGCCGCGTCAAACGACGCATGGAGAATTGCTGGCTGCCATTGCGGGTCGCGCGCATAGGTGGGGACCTCGTGAGGAGTAGGTTGGCTCCATTCTAAGCGCGCATCCCTCCGCGCCGGGGTAACGATAGGAAAAAGGGATATTCGCAAATCGCTGCCCCGCTTCACTGTCCCACTTCACCGCAGCACTTCACTGCCCCACCGCATCCCCGTCGTGCCAGCCACCACCCAGCGCCTTGATCAAGGCCGCGCTGGCGGCCAGGCGGCTCTGCTGGATCTGCAGCACGCTTTCCTCGTTGGACAAGGCCGTGGCCTGCGCGGTGACGACCGTGGTGTAGGACTGGGTGCCGGCCCGATATTCGTTCAGCGCGATGGTGGCGGCCTGGCGCGCCAGGGTCAGCGCTTCATCCTGGGCCGTCGACTGCCGGGCCAGCACGCGCAGATTGGACAACTCGTCCTCCACGTCCTGGAAAGCCGCGAGCACGGTCTGCCGGTAGTTGGCCACGCGCTGGTCGTACGCGGCGCGGGCGGCGTCGCTGGCGGCGGAACGGGCGCCGCCGTCGAACAGGGTCTGGCTGCCGCTGGCGACCAGCGACCACAGCGCATTGGCGGCCGAGAACAAGGGCGACGCGCCCGACCAGCCGGCGCTGGCCGACAGGGTGACGGACGGGTACCAGGCGGCTTCCGCCACGCCGATCAGGGCGTTCTGCTGCTGCATGGTGCGTTCGGCCTGGGCAATGTCGGGACGCCGTTCCAGCAGATCCGAAGGCAGGCCGGCCGGTGCTTGCGGAATCAGCTTGGGCAATTCGCCCGCCGCCAACGTCACGTCGGCCGGCGCCTTGCCGATGAGCAGGGCAATCGCATGTTCGTATTGATCGCGCAGCTGCTCGCTGGCGATGGCCGACGCGCGTGCCGAGGCCAGCTGGGTTTGCGCGGTGATCACGTCCGAGCGCGCTGCGACGCCAGCCTGGTACTGGTTCTGCGCGATCGACAGGCTGCGTCCGTATGCAGTGACCGTATCGCGCAAGAGGCGGCCCAGGGCATCCTGGTAACGCAGCGCGAAGTAGTCGGTCACCAGTTCCGCCTGGGCCGACAGCGTCAGGTCGGCCAGTTCGGCGGCGCTGGCCTCGGCACTGGCCCGGTCGCTTTCGACCTGGCGGCGCACCTTGCCCCACAGGTCCAGATCCCAGCTGGCGTCGGCCTCCACCTGACGCGTGGTGGCGCTGCTGCCATTGCTGCGCGCACGGCTCAGGGACGGGCCGGCGGTCACCGTCGGCGCCAGGTTGGCGCGTGCTTCGCGCACCACGGCCAGGGCCTGGCGGTAGGCGGCTTCATAGGCCTTCAGGTTCTGATTGCCTACGGACACCTGCGCGGCCAGGTCATTGAGCACGGGATCCTGGTAGACCTCCCACCACGCGCCACGGGGCGCGGCGCCCGGCGCGGCCAGCTTCCAACCCGCCGGCGCGGCGGGCGCCTCCTTGAAGGCACGCGGCGTGGGTGCGTCGGGCCGGTGGTAGTCGGGACCGACGGCGCAGGCTTGCAGGGTCAGCAGCAAAGGCAGGGCGACGCCTGCCGCGAGGCGCTTGAATGACGGCTTGAACGGCAGCGGCTTGAGCAACAGCGACTTGAACGGCAGCGCCTTGAACGACGGCGCTCTCAACAGGACGGACACGAAGGGGAACGGCATGATGCGGCTTTTCATTAGGCAGGATCGGTATTCACTTGCGCGGCAAGGCCACGGCGGCGGCGCCAGGCGCTGAGCGTGCGCTGGCGCCAGCGATCCAGATAGAGGTAGACCACGGGCGTCGTGTACAGCGTCAGGATCTGGCTGACGATCAGGCCGCCGATGATGGAGATGCCCAGGGGCCGGCGCAGCTCCGAGCCCATGCCCTGGTCCAGCACCAGCGGCACGGCGCCCAGCAGGGCGGCGCAGGTGGTCATCATGATGGGACGGAAGCGCAGCACGCAGGCCCGGTGGATGGCTTGCGCCGGTGTCAGGCCTTGATTGCGCTCGGCATCGATGGCGAAGTCCACCATCATGATGGCGTTCTTCTTGACGATGCCGATCAGCAGGAAGACGCCGATCAGGGCGATGACCGTGAACTCGGTATCCGTCAGCAGCAGCGCCAGCACGGCGCCCACGCCGGCCGACGGCAAGGTGGACAGGATGGTCAGCGGATGCACATAGCTCTCGTACAGCATGCCCAGCACCACGTACACGGCCAGCAGGGCCGCGGCGATGAGCAGTGGCATGGTCGACACGATGGCCATGGAGCTGCCGGCCGTGCCGGCGAAACCGCCGTGTACCGAGACCGGCATGCGCAGATCGCTGACCGCCTGCTGGATGGCGCGGTTGGCATCATCGAGCTTGGCGCCCTCCGCCAGGTTGAAGGAGATCGTCACCGCCACCGCCTGGCCCTGGTGATTGACGGACACCGGCGTGGTCGCGGCTTCCATATGAGCGAAGGCGAACAGGGGCACCATGGTGGAACCGCTCGTGCTCACCGCCTGGCCGCTGGACACGCTGCCGGTGCTGGTGGCGATGGAATTGGTGGCCGCGTTGGTGGCGGACGAGGATGTGGTGCTGCCGGCGCTGCTGCTGGAGCTGCTATTGCTCACCAGGCTGGACGACGCATTGGTCGACGACGTGCCGCTGGCCGACGCGCCGGTGGTGCTGACGTAGATCTGCTTCAGCGCGGACGGGTCCTGCAGATATTGGGGCGCCAGCTCCATCACCACGTGATACTGATTCTGCGCCTGGTAGATGGTGGACACCTGACGTTCGCCGAAGGCGTCGTAGAGCGTGGCGTCGATGGCGTCCGGCGTGATGCCGTAGCGCGCCGCCGTTGCCCGATCCACCACCACGCGGCTTTCCAGGCCGCCATTCTGCTGGTCCGACGACACATCGGCCAGCGCGGTGTTGGCCTTCAGCGCCGCCGTCAGCTTCGCGGCCCACAGGCTGACGGTGGCGGCATCGTCGCCCTGCAGGGTGTACTGGTATTGGGCGAAGCTCTGGCGTCCGCCGATGAACAGATCCTGGCGCGGGAACATCATCAATTGCGCGCCGGGAATCTCCGACAGCTTGCTCCGCAAGCGCGCCATCACCTGGAAGGCGGTGGCATCCCGTTCATCCAGGGGCTTGAGCGTGATGTCATTCATGGCCGTGTTGGTGCCGCGGCCGCCAGTGAAACCCACCACGGTCTGTACCGCGGGGTCGGCCTTCACGATGGCCATGGCCTGGCGCATCTTCTCGCTCATGGCCTGGAAGGAAATGCTCTGGTCGGCGTTGATGCCGCCGCCCATCAGGCCGCTGTCCTGCTGCGGGAACAGGCTCTTGGGCACGGCGGAGAACAGCACGACGTTCAGCGCCACCGTCAGCAGCAGGGACAGCAGCACGGGTAGCGGATGGCGCAGGGCCAGCGCCAGGCTGCGCTCGTACAGGCCCTGCATGCCGTTGATGACAGCGTCGACGCGGCGCGCGACGTGTGCGGCCAGCGTGTCCCGACGCGGCCAGCATGCCGGGGCGGTGCTGGGCCGCAGCAGCAGGGCGCACAGCATCGGCGTGGTGGTCAGCGACAGCACCAGGGAGATGCCGATGGCGATGGACAGCACGATGGCGAATTCATGGAACAGCCGTCCTACCAGGCCGCCCAGCAGCAGGATGGGCAGGAACACCGCCACCAGCGACACGCTCATGGACAGGACGGTGAAACTGACCTCGCGCGCGCCGTCCATGGCCGCGCGTAAACGGCTGGCGCCGGCTTCGCGGTGACGCGTGATGTTCTCCAGCACGACGATGGCGTCATCGACCACGAAGCCGGTGGCGATGGTCAGCGCCATCAGCGACAGATTGTCCAGCGTATAGCCGAACAGCTTCATGGCGCCGAAAGTGCCCAGTATCGACACGGGGACGGTCACCGCCGGGATCAGGGTCGCGCGCACGTCGCGCAGGAAAGCCAGGACCACCAGCACGACCAGGATCACCGCGATGATGAGGGTCTGTTCGGTGTGCGCCAGCGACGCGCGGATGGTGCTGCTGCGGTCGCCGGACAGGGTCATCTCGACGCCGCTGGGCAGGGCGGCGCGCAGCTGTGGCAGCAGCGCGTTGACGCGGTCCACCGTCTCGACGATGTTGGCCGCGGGTTGCTTGTACAACCACAGCAGCACCGCGCGTTTGCCGTTGACATAGCCAGCGTTGCGCAGGCTTTCCACCGAATCACTGACCGCGGCGACGTCGCGCAGATGCACCGGCCTGTCGTTGCGCCAGGCGATGACCAGATCGCGGTAGGCGGCCGCGTTCACCGCCTGGTCGTTGGCGTACAGCTGATAGCGATTGGGACCGTCCTCGATCAAGCCCTTGGCGCTGTTGGCGTTGGCGGCGGACAGCGCCGCCCGCACGTCTTCCAGCCCGATGCCGTATTTGTTGAGGGTACCCGGATTCAATTCCACCCGCACGGCCGGCAGCGAGCTGCCATTCAAGTCGACGTTGCCGATGCCGGCCACCTGCATCAGGCGCTGTTGCAACACGGTGGCCGCGCTGTCGTACAGCTGCTCGGGGCGCAGCAGGTCGGACGTGAGCGCCAGCACCAGGATCGGCGCTTCGGCGGGATTGAACTTGCGATACGTCGGATTCGACTTCAGCGACGCGGGCAGATCGGCGCGCGCCGCGTTGATGGCCGCCTGCACGTCGCGCGACGCGCCCTCGATGTCGCGATCCAGGCCGAACTGCAGGATGATGCTGGTGGTGCCGACGCTGCTTTGCGAGGTCATCTCCGTGACGTCGGCAATCTGGCCCAGATGCTTTTCCAGAGGCGCGGCCACCGTCTTGGCCATGGTGTCAGGGCTGGCCCCCGCCATCTGCGCCTGCACCCGGATCGTGGGGAAATCCACCGCCGGCAGCGGGGCCACGGGCAGCAGGCCGAAGGCCAGGGCCCCCGCCACGGCGATGGCCAGGGTCATCAGCAGGGTGGCGACGGGCCGCCGGATGAAGAACGCGCTGATGTTCACGGCGTGTCCTCGCGCGGCGCGGTCAGGGCCCAGCCCCGGCGGCGCAGGCTTTGCGCCAGCTGGTCCATGGCCAGGTACACCGCCGGCGTGGTGAACAGCGTCAGCAGCTGGCTCACCGCCAGGCCGCCGATCATGGCGTAGCCCAGCGGTTGGCGCAGCTCGGACCCCGTGCCGCTGCCCAGGGCCAGCGGCACGGCGGAAATCAAGGCAGCCATGGTGGTCATCAGGATGGGCCGCAAGCGCAGCAGGCACGCCCGGTGGATGGCCTCGCGCGGCGACAGGCCTTCATCGCGCTCTGCGACCAGCGCGAAGTCGATCATCATGATGGCGTTCTTCTTCACGATGCCGATCAGCAGCACGATGCCGATGATGCCGATGATGTCCAGGTCCGCGCCGGTGCACAGCATGGCCAGCAAGGCGCCCAGCCCCGCGGACGGCAGGGTGGACAGGATGGTGAGCGGATGCACGAAGCTTTCGTACAGCACCCCAAGGACCACATACATGACCAGCACGGCGGCCAGGATCAGGTATAGCTCGTTCGACAGGGAGGTCTGGAAGGCGTCGGTGGCGCCCTGGAAGCGGGTCTCGAAGCCTTGCGGCAGGTTGACGGCCTGCTCGGCGCGCTTGACGGCATCGATGCCCGCGCCCAGCGACGCGCCTTCCGCCAGGTTGAAGGAAATGGTGGTGGCGGGGAACTGGGCCAGATGCGAGATCTGGACAGGCTTGCGGCTGACGACGATGCGCGCGATGGCGCTCAGCGGCACCTGGCCGGTGCTGGCGGTGGCCGAAGGCAGGTAGATGGCGTCCAGCGTCTTCAGGCCTTTGTTCAGCTTGGGATCGATTTCCATGATCACGCGCATCTGGTTGGATTGCGTGAAGATGGTGCTGACGATGCGTTGGCCGAAGTTGTCGTAGAGCGCGTTGTCGATGGTGGCCAGGGTGATGCCGAAGCGGGCGGCGGTGGCGCGGTCCACTTCGACGGTGGCCGCCAGGCCGCTGGCCTGCAGGTCGCTGGTGACGTCGGCCAGTTCGGGCTGTTTGCGCAGTTCAGCCACCAGCTTGGGTGTCCACTCGGCCAGCGTGTCCAGCGCGGGATGGTCCAGCATGAACTGGTACTGGGTGGCGCTGATCTGCGTGTCTACCGTCAGGTCCTGCACCGGCTGCATGTGCAGGGTGATGCCGGTGATGTCGGCGGTCTCCCGCTGCAGCCGCCGGATGATTTCGCTGGCGGTGGCGCTGCGCTCGTCGCGCGGGCGCAGGTTGATCTGCATGCGGCCGCTGTTCAAGGTGGTGTTGCTGCCGTCCACGCCGATGTAGGACGACAGGCTGACCACATCGGGATCCTTCAGCACAACCGCGGCCAGGGCGTTCTGGCGCTTGCCCATGTCGGCGTAGGAGATCGATTGCGAGGCTTCGGTGATGCCCTGGATTACGCCGGTATCCTGCACCGGGAAGAATCCCTTGGGCACCAGGAAGTAGAGCAGGGCGGTGAGCACGACGGTGCCCAGCGCCAGCAGCAAGGTGATGCGCTGATGGTCCAGCGCCAGGGTCAGCAGACGGTCGTAGCCGCGCGTGATCCGGCCGAACCAGCCGCTTCCGTGCAGGGCTTCGGTGCCGGTGTGCGTGCCTGCCTCGGCGTCTTCGGCGGCATTGGCGCCGTCGTCGTGGCTTGCTTTGGGTTTGGCCCGCAGCAGTTGCGCGCAGAGCATGGGGACCAGGGTCAGCGACACCACGGCCGACAGCACGATGGTCACGGCCAGGGTGACCGCGAATTCATAGAACAGCCGGCCGATCACGTCGCTCATAAACAGCAGGGGGATCAGCACGGCCAGCAGCGATACCGTCAAGGAGATGATGGTGAAGCCGATCTCCCGCGAACCCTGCAGCGCAGCCTGTACGGGCGTCTTGCCCGCTTCGATGTGGCGGCTGATGTTCTCGATCACCACGATGGCGTCATCGACGACGAAGCCGGTGGCGATGGTCAGCGCCATCAAGGAAAGATTGTCCAGGCTGAAGCCCCACAGGTACATGGCGGCGAAGGTGCCGACCAGGGACAGGGGCACCGACAGGCTGGGGATGAAGGTCGCCGGCAGGTTGCGCAGGAACAGGAAGATGACCAGCACCACCAGGCCCACGGCCAGCGCGAGTTCGAACTGCACGTCGCTGACCGACGCGCGGATGGTGGTGGTGCGGTCGGTCAGCACTTCGACGTGGACGCTGGCGGGCAGGGTCGCGGTCCACTCGGGCAGCTTGGCCTTGATGCTGTCGACCACCGCGATCACGTTGGCGCCCGGCTGGCGCTGGATGTTCAGCAGGATGGCCGGCGTCGTCCCTGACCACGCCCCCAGTTGCGTGTTCTCCGGCCCGGTGACCACTTCCGCCACGTCCGACAACTTCACCGGCCGCCCGTTGCGATAGGCGATGACGGTATCCAGATAATCGGCGGGGTCCTGAATCTGGTCATTGGCGTCGATGGAGTAGGACCGGCGCGGGCCGTCCAGGGTGCCCTTGGGCGCGTTGACGTTGATGTTCGCCAGCGTGGTGCGCAGGTCGTCGGCATTGATGCCGTAGGCGGCCATCGCGCGGGTGTTGCCACGCACGCGAATCGCGGGTTTGTTGCCGCCGCTCAGGCTGACCAGGCCGACGCCGGACAGCTGCGAGATCTTCTGGCCCAGCCGGGTGTCGGCGATGGTTTGCAGCGTCGTCAGGGGCAAGGTGGGCGACGTCACCGTCAGGGTCAGCACCGGCGCGTCGGCCGGGTTCACCTTGGCGTAGATGGGCGGCGCCGGCAGGTCGGAGGGCAGCAGGTTGTTGGCGGCGTTGATGGCTGCCTGCACCTCCTGTTCGGCCACGTCCAGCGCGATGGTCTCGTCGAACTGCAGGGTGATGACGGACGAACCCGCGGAGGAGCGCGATGCCATCTGGCGCAGGCCGGCCATCTGGCCCAGCTGGTTTTCCAGCGGCGCGGTGACGGCCGACGTCATGACGTCCGGACTGGCGCCGGGATAGAAGGTCTGCACCTGGATGGTGGCGTATTCCACCGACGGCAGGGCCGACAGCGGCAGGTGGCGCCACGCCACCAGCCCGACGACCAGCAAGGCGGCCATCAGCAGCGTGGTGGCGACCGGCCGCAGGATGAACAGGCGGGATGGGTTCATGATGCGCTGGCCGGCTTCGTGGATGATGCCGCGGAGCCCTTGCCGGAGGCATGGGGGCTCGCCGCCGGCGCGTCACCGGCCCGGGGCCTATCGCCCGGAATGCCCGGAATGCGCACCTTGGCGCCATCGGTCAGATGATCCGCGCCGTCGATCACCACGCGGTCGCCCACCTGCAGGCCGGCCGTGATGGCGGTGTGGCCGTCGGCCGACGCACCGGTGGTGACCTTGACCAGACTGGCGGTGTTGTCGTCCTTGACGCGGTAGACGTAGTCGCCAGGCGCGCCGTTCTGTACGGCCTCGCTGGGAACGACGACGGCGCCGCTGACCGTGTCGAGGTGCAGCACCACGTTGACGAACTGGTTCGGGAACAGGCCGCCGTCGGCGTTGTGGAACAGCGCCCGCAGCTTGACCGTGCCGGTGCTGGTATCGATCTGGTTGTCGACCGTGGCCAGTTCGCCTTGTTCCAGGGCCTCCTGGCCGCTGCGGTCATAGGCCGTGACGGCCAGCCTGGCGCCGCTGGCCAGGCGTTTGTTGAGCTTGCGCAGATCGTCCTCGGGCAAGGTGAAGACTACCGAGATCGGGTCCATCTGGGTGACGACGACGATGCCATCGGTATCCGACGCGG is a window of Bordetella sp. N DNA encoding:
- a CDS encoding efflux RND transporter permease subunit, which codes for MNISAFFIRRPVATLLMTLAIAVAGALAFGLLPVAPLPAVDFPTIRVQAQMAGASPDTMAKTVAAPLEKHLGQIADVTEMTSQSSVGTTSIILQFGLDRDIEGASRDVQAAINAARADLPASLKSNPTYRKFNPAEAPILVLALTSDLLRPEQLYDSAATVLQQRLMQVAGIGNVDLNGSSLPAVRVELNPGTLNKYGIGLEDVRAALSAANANSAKGLIEDGPNRYQLYANDQAVNAAAYRDLVIAWRNDRPVHLRDVAAVSDSVESLRNAGYVNGKRAVLLWLYKQPAANIVETVDRVNALLPQLRAALPSGVEMTLSGDRSSTIRASLAHTEQTLIIAVILVVLVVLAFLRDVRATLIPAVTVPVSILGTFGAMKLFGYTLDNLSLMALTIATGFVVDDAIVVLENITRHREAGASRLRAAMDGAREVSFTVLSMSVSLVAVFLPILLLGGLVGRLFHEFAIVLSIAIGISLVLSLTTTPMLCALLLRPSTAPACWPRRDTLAAHVARRVDAVINGMQGLYERSLALALRHPLPVLLSLLLTVALNVVLFSAVPKSLFPQQDSGLMGGGINADQSISFQAMSEKMRQAMAIVKADPAVQTVVGFTGGRGTNTAMNDITLKPLDERDATAFQVMARLRSKLSEIPGAQLMMFPRQDLFIGGRQSFAQYQYTLQGDDAATVSLWAAKLTAALKANTALADVSSDQQNGGLESRVVVDRATAARYGITPDAIDATLYDAFGERQVSTIYQAQNQYHVVMELAPQYLQDPSALKQIYVSTTGASASGTSSTNASSSLVSNSSSSSSAGSTTSSSATNAATNSIATSTGSVSSGQAVSTSGSTMVPLFAFAHMEAATTPVSVNHQGQAVAVTISFNLAEGAKLDDANRAIQQAVSDLRMPVSVHGGFAGTAGSSMAIVSTMPLLIAAALLAVYVVLGMLYESYVHPLTILSTLPSAGVGAVLALLLTDTEFTVIALIGVFLLIGIVKKNAIMMVDFAIDAERNQGLTPAQAIHRACVLRFRPIMMTTCAALLGAVPLVLDQGMGSELRRPLGISIIGGLIVSQILTLYTTPVVYLYLDRWRQRTLSAWRRRRGLAAQVNTDPA
- a CDS encoding efflux RND transporter permease subunit yields the protein MNPSRLFILRPVATTLLMAALLVVGLVAWRHLPLSALPSVEYATIQVQTFYPGASPDVMTSAVTAPLENQLGQMAGLRQMASRSSAGSSVITLQFDETIALDVAEQEVQAAINAANNLLPSDLPAPPIYAKVNPADAPVLTLTVTSPTLPLTTLQTIADTRLGQKISQLSGVGLVSLSGGNKPAIRVRGNTRAMAAYGINADDLRTTLANINVNAPKGTLDGPRRSYSIDANDQIQDPADYLDTVIAYRNGRPVKLSDVAEVVTGPENTQLGAWSGTTPAILLNIQRQPGANVIAVVDSIKAKLPEWTATLPASVHVEVLTDRTTTIRASVSDVQFELALAVGLVVLVIFLFLRNLPATFIPSLSVPLSLVGTFAAMYLWGFSLDNLSLMALTIATGFVVDDAIVVIENISRHIEAGKTPVQAALQGSREIGFTIISLTVSLLAVLIPLLFMSDVIGRLFYEFAVTLAVTIVLSAVVSLTLVPMLCAQLLRAKPKASHDDGANAAEDAEAGTHTGTEALHGSGWFGRITRGYDRLLTLALDHQRITLLLALGTVVLTALLYFLVPKGFFPVQDTGVIQGITEASQSISYADMGKRQNALAAVVLKDPDVVSLSSYIGVDGSNTTLNSGRMQINLRPRDERSATASEIIRRLQRETADITGITLHMQPVQDLTVDTQISATQYQFMLDHPALDTLAEWTPKLVAELRKQPELADVTSDLQASGLAATVEVDRATAARFGITLATIDNALYDNFGQRIVSTIFTQSNQMRVIMEIDPKLNKGLKTLDAIYLPSATASTGQVPLSAIARIVVSRKPVQISHLAQFPATTISFNLAEGASLGAGIDAVKRAEQAVNLPQGFETRFQGATDAFQTSLSNELYLILAAVLVMYVVLGVLYESFVHPLTILSTLPSAGLGALLAMLCTGADLDIIGIIGIVLLIGIVKKNAIMMIDFALVAERDEGLSPREAIHRACLLRLRPILMTTMAALISAVPLALGSGTGSELRQPLGYAMIGGLAVSQLLTLFTTPAVYLAMDQLAQSLRRRGWALTAPREDTP